Proteins from a single region of Streptomyces spinoverrucosus:
- a CDS encoding Pro-rich N-terminal domain-containing protein: MQHAVGSPLPPPHQPGHGPAAGWSPAAHHPGPGPHHQGPPPVPQGSAPVPPPPVPQGSAPVPPPPGFTGAPPSAPRHAPMTPPPPPDTTGHVPLPPGGPVTMPPAPATTTAPDPATTTLAVLLIGPAGAGKTSVAKYWADHRRVPTAHISLDDVREWVRSGFADPQSGWNDNSEAQYRLARRTCGFAARNFLANGISCILDDAVFPDRPVVGLGGWKRHVGPGLLPVVLLPGLDIVLERNAERTGNRRLTDEEVARIHGRMAGWYGSGLPIIDNSQLDVPGTARVLDEVLARSIASPPNW, encoded by the coding sequence ATGCAGCACGCAGTGGGGTCTCCGCTGCCGCCGCCCCACCAGCCGGGGCACGGACCGGCCGCCGGCTGGTCGCCGGCCGCACACCACCCGGGTCCGGGTCCGCACCACCAGGGACCCCCGCCCGTGCCCCAGGGTTCCGCCCCCGTGCCCCCGCCGCCCGTGCCGCAGGGCTCCGCCCCTGTGCCGCCGCCCCCGGGCTTCACCGGAGCCCCGCCATCGGCCCCGCGCCACGCCCCGATGACACCCCCGCCGCCCCCGGACACCACGGGCCACGTCCCACTGCCACCCGGCGGCCCGGTGACGATGCCCCCCGCACCCGCCACCACCACCGCCCCCGACCCGGCGACCACCACCCTCGCGGTGCTGCTCATCGGCCCGGCGGGCGCGGGCAAGACCAGCGTGGCGAAGTACTGGGCGGACCATCGCAGGGTCCCCACGGCCCACATCAGCCTCGACGACGTACGTGAATGGGTCCGCTCGGGCTTCGCCGACCCCCAGTCCGGCTGGAACGACAACTCCGAGGCCCAGTACCGCCTGGCCCGCCGCACCTGCGGCTTCGCCGCCCGCAACTTCCTGGCCAACGGCATCTCGTGCATCCTCGACGACGCGGTCTTCCCCGACCGTCCCGTCGTGGGCCTCGGCGGCTGGAAGCGCCACGTGGGCCCCGGCCTCCTGCCCGTCGTCCTCCTCCCCGGCCTCGACATCGTCCTGGAACGCAACGCGGAACGCACGGGCAACCGCCGCCTCACCGACGAGGAGGTGGCCCGCATCCACGGCCGCATGGCCGGCTGGTACGGCTCGGGCCTGCCCATCATCGACAACTCCCAGCTCGACGTCCCCGGCACGGCCCGAGTCCTGGACGAGGTCCTGGCAAGGTCGATAGCAAGCCCCCCGAACTGGTAA